In Geotalea uraniireducens, one genomic interval encodes:
- a CDS encoding rubrerythrin family protein, whose translation MSETPKSVHDLQEAFAGESQANRKYLAFAKQADLDGFPQVARLFRAAAEAETVHAHNHLRALGGIRPTRENLLEAIAGETHEFKNMYPQMIADAELEGATAARRSFTYANAVEKVHAALYQKAFDTLGAAAEEFDYYVCPVCGHTVERAAPEQCAVCGAKGTAFFKVS comes from the coding sequence ATGAGCGAAACACCGAAGTCAGTACACGATCTGCAGGAAGCGTTTGCCGGCGAATCCCAGGCGAATCGCAAGTACCTGGCCTTCGCCAAGCAGGCGGACCTAGACGGTTTCCCCCAGGTTGCCCGGCTGTTTCGGGCTGCTGCCGAGGCCGAGACCGTTCATGCCCACAATCACCTGCGTGCCCTGGGCGGGATCAGGCCGACCCGGGAGAATCTGCTTGAGGCGATCGCCGGGGAGACCCACGAATTCAAGAACATGTATCCGCAGATGATCGCCGATGCCGAGCTTGAGGGGGCTACCGCTGCCCGCCGGTCGTTCACCTATGCAAACGCGGTTGAAAAAGTCCACGCCGCCCTCTACCAGAAGGCATTCGACACTCTCGGCGCGGCTGCGGAGGAGTTCGACTATTATGTCTGCCCGGTCTGCGGCCATACCGTTGAGCGGGCCGCTCCCGAGCAGTGTGCCGTCTGCGGTGCCAAGGGGACCGCCTTCTTCAAGGTATCCTAG
- the tgt gene encoding tRNA guanosine(34) transglycosylase Tgt, which yields MAAIDFKVIRQDGRARLGSLATAHGTIETPIFMPVGTQATVKAMTPEELTGIGAQIILANTYHLYIRPGHELIRRLGGLHRFMHWDRPILTDSGGFQVFSLNELSRITEEGVKFQSHLDGSYHVITPEGAVAIQEALGSDIAMCFDECTPYPATREYARNSLERTTRWACRCRAAQQRHDQALFGIVQGGMYRDLREQSAAELREIGFDGYALGGLSVGEEKELMYEVMEYAAPFLPDDQPRYVMGIGAPEDLVEAVWHGFDMFDCVMPTRNARNGMLFTSFGRVNIKGAAYAEDSGPVDPECDCYVCRNFSRAYLRHLYRCGEILASRLNTYHNLHYYLALMGQIRQAVAAGRFAEFRREFYSKRQGVQSFDGA from the coding sequence TTGGCAGCGATTGATTTCAAGGTAATCAGACAGGATGGCCGGGCGCGGCTCGGTTCTTTGGCAACAGCGCATGGGACGATCGAAACGCCGATCTTCATGCCGGTCGGCACCCAGGCGACGGTGAAGGCGATGACTCCCGAGGAGCTCACCGGCATCGGCGCCCAGATCATCCTCGCCAATACCTATCATCTCTATATCCGGCCGGGACACGAACTGATCCGCCGGCTGGGCGGGCTGCACCGTTTCATGCACTGGGACCGGCCGATCCTGACCGACAGCGGCGGCTTCCAGGTCTTCAGCCTCAACGAGCTGAGCAGGATCACCGAAGAAGGGGTCAAATTCCAGTCCCATCTGGATGGCTCGTACCATGTCATCACCCCCGAAGGGGCGGTTGCCATCCAGGAGGCCCTCGGCAGCGACATCGCCATGTGCTTCGACGAGTGCACCCCCTATCCGGCGACCCGCGAGTATGCCCGGAACTCCCTGGAACGGACGACCCGCTGGGCCTGCCGATGCCGGGCGGCACAGCAGCGGCACGACCAGGCGCTGTTTGGCATCGTTCAGGGGGGGATGTACCGTGACCTGCGGGAGCAGAGCGCGGCGGAGCTGCGGGAGATCGGTTTCGACGGTTATGCCCTCGGCGGCCTGTCGGTCGGCGAGGAAAAGGAACTGATGTACGAGGTGATGGAATATGCCGCACCGTTCCTGCCTGACGATCAGCCTCGCTACGTGATGGGGATCGGCGCGCCGGAGGATCTGGTTGAGGCGGTCTGGCACGGCTTCGACATGTTCGACTGCGTGATGCCGACCCGCAATGCCCGGAACGGGATGCTCTTTACCTCCTTTGGTCGGGTGAATATCAAGGGCGCAGCCTATGCCGAGGATTCGGGACCGGTCGATCCTGAGTGCGACTGTTATGTCTGCCGTAATTTCAGCCGGGCGTATCTCCGTCATCTCTACCGGTGCGGCGAAATCCTTGCATCTCGGCTCAATACGTACCATAATCTCCACTATTACCTGGCGCTGATGGGACAGATCCGCCAGGCGGTGGCCGCGGGCCGCTTTGCCGAGTTCCGCCGCGAGTTTTATTCCAAGAGGCAGGGCGTACAATCGTTTGACGGCGCGTAG
- a CDS encoding LysM peptidoglycan-binding domain-containing protein: protein MISVPSRFYAGIALAALILVCRQPRAGFALDPRFELDPRALDASPQQSLREKAGHAVRKAGHRSGEDSEYRVKAGDHIFKILMRDYGLSNREAEALIPEVKRRNGITDIRRLRVGQLLLIPLGQTRSTGNEEHAAKRQPAAQAPVPAVAAGRREDAAHALQMVKVAAERQQPDGVETARRVWDDLVPPTHSSFQPIAIEDKNFSLSLDPANFPTFAAADGGRILVDAGGKLPPLVRSLIEAKDPSLRIVAENPRNRKRFIASLLAGGHFYSVEENVSLEFGTDPKLTVNADFKVEKTADSLLRHDVVLLNVGDNRRAMPTALAQFLHQEGFQLLEPFPAREGESRPAVDETVHQITAREPRPLADEILRALSLPFETDRNVELYGVDDGGVRLFVRADRYFESGGDRYVVSYFDGDPVSYTLTRLLETRGYRVIMLDPQDDFQKVSGKILSRLRIPGSYASYQLLANRHLPYDIRLSGFKVHGLAGRSGELFLTNATIDPLFRDLLDYGGYRVVTY, encoded by the coding sequence ATGATATCGGTACCGTCCAGGTTTTACGCGGGGATTGCGCTTGCCGCCCTAATCCTCGTCTGCCGGCAACCCCGCGCCGGCTTCGCGCTCGATCCCCGTTTCGAACTTGACCCCCGTGCACTTGACGCCTCCCCGCAGCAGTCGCTCCGCGAAAAGGCCGGACATGCCGTGAGAAAGGCCGGGCATCGGTCCGGTGAAGATTCCGAATACCGGGTCAAGGCGGGCGATCACATCTTCAAGATCCTGATGCGGGATTACGGCCTTTCCAACCGCGAAGCGGAAGCGTTGATCCCGGAAGTCAAACGGCGGAACGGCATTACCGACATTCGCCGGCTGCGGGTGGGACAGCTCCTCCTTATTCCTCTTGGCCAGACGCGGTCTACCGGCAACGAGGAGCACGCGGCGAAACGGCAGCCTGCCGCCCAAGCCCCGGTGCCCGCAGTGGCAGCCGGCCGACGGGAAGACGCTGCCCATGCGCTGCAGATGGTTAAGGTGGCTGCGGAGCGGCAACAACCCGACGGCGTCGAGACGGCGCGGCGGGTCTGGGACGATCTGGTCCCGCCGACGCACAGTTCCTTTCAGCCGATTGCCATTGAAGACAAAAACTTCTCGCTTTCCCTCGATCCGGCTAACTTTCCGACCTTCGCCGCCGCCGACGGGGGGCGGATTCTGGTCGATGCGGGGGGAAAACTTCCTCCCCTTGTCCGGTCCCTGATCGAGGCGAAGGACCCGTCGCTCCGGATCGTTGCCGAGAACCCGCGCAACCGCAAGCGGTTCATCGCTTCTCTTTTGGCCGGCGGCCATTTCTACTCGGTTGAGGAGAATGTCTCCCTCGAGTTCGGCACCGATCCCAAGCTGACGGTGAATGCCGATTTCAAGGTGGAAAAGACCGCCGACAGCCTGCTGCGCCACGACGTGGTGCTGCTGAACGTCGGCGACAACCGGCGCGCCATGCCGACGGCGCTGGCCCAATTCCTCCATCAGGAAGGATTCCAGCTGCTGGAGCCGTTCCCGGCCCGGGAGGGGGAATCCCGTCCCGCCGTAGACGAAACCGTCCATCAGATCACCGCCCGCGAACCGCGGCCGCTCGCCGACGAAATCCTCCGGGCGTTGTCGCTCCCCTTCGAGACCGACCGTAACGTGGAGCTGTATGGCGTCGATGACGGCGGCGTCCGGCTGTTCGTCCGGGCCGACCGCTATTTCGAGAGTGGCGGCGATCGGTATGTCGTCAGTTATTTCGACGGCGATCCGGTCAGCTATACCCTCACCAGGCTCCTCGAAACCCGCGGTTACCGGGTAATCATGCTCGATCCGCAGGACGATTTCCAGAAGGTGTCGGGAAAAATCCTCTCCCGGCTGCGCATCCCCGGCAGCTATGCCAGCTACCAACTGCTGGCGAATCGCCATCTCCCTTACGATATCCGCCTGTCGGGCTTCAAGGTCCATGGGCTGGCGGGGCGGTCCGGTGAACTCTTCCTGACCAACGCCACCATCGATCCGCTGTTCCGCGACCTGCTCGATTACGGCGGCTATCGCGTCGTTACCTATTGA
- a CDS encoding cation diffusion facilitator family transporter gives MQRNERFDKAERVMQVGFWVNAGLMAMKLFAGYYGRSEAVFADGVESACDFIAILATLIALRIGRQPFDSKHPYGHGKAESIAAIFVSLVIFVTGAGILVKSVHTVLDRTYQSPEVIAVIAAVITIGVKEWLFRFSSTTGRRLESPALLAVAKDHRKDAVTSVATLIGVCGAYLGVGIMDPLAAGLTAFFIFHIGFETFKNAAHDLMDGSPSEDLIAAVTEIAEAVEGVEHVHEIRARRSGQYIIIDLKLEMDPQMTVKHSHDIATRVKQLIFERYANVGDVMIHINPHDEEHQDLIRL, from the coding sequence ATGCAGCGCAATGAGCGATTCGATAAGGCCGAGCGGGTAATGCAGGTCGGGTTTTGGGTCAACGCCGGCCTGATGGCGATGAAACTGTTTGCCGGCTATTACGGCCGGTCGGAAGCGGTGTTTGCCGACGGCGTCGAGAGTGCCTGCGATTTCATCGCCATCCTGGCGACGCTGATTGCCCTCCGGATCGGCCGCCAGCCTTTCGACAGCAAACACCCCTATGGTCACGGCAAGGCGGAGAGCATTGCCGCCATTTTCGTCTCGCTGGTGATCTTCGTCACCGGCGCCGGTATCCTGGTGAAATCGGTCCATACCGTGCTTGACCGGACCTACCAGTCACCGGAAGTGATTGCCGTGATCGCCGCGGTGATCACCATTGGCGTCAAGGAGTGGCTGTTCCGCTTTTCCAGCACCACCGGCCGGCGTCTCGAAAGTCCCGCCCTGCTGGCGGTCGCCAAGGATCATCGCAAGGATGCCGTGACCTCGGTCGCGACCCTGATCGGCGTGTGCGGCGCCTATCTGGGCGTGGGGATCATGGACCCGCTGGCGGCGGGTCTGACGGCGTTCTTCATTTTTCATATCGGGTTCGAGACGTTCAAGAACGCGGCCCACGATCTGATGGACGGCAGCCCGTCCGAGGACCTGATCGCGGCGGTCACCGAGATCGCCGAAGCGGTCGAGGGGGTGGAGCATGTTCATGAGATCCGTGCCCGCCGCTCCGGCCAGTACATTATCATCGACCTTAAACTCGAAATGGATCCCCAGATGACGGTCAAGCATTCCCACGATATCGCCACCAGGGTCAAACAGCTGATCTTCGAGCGGTATGCCAATGTCGGCGATGTCATGATCCACATCAATCCCCACGACGAAGAGCATCAGGATCTCATCCGGCTCTGA
- the secF gene encoding protein translocase subunit SecF, giving the protein MEFIGKTTIDFIGKKNISFVISSIIAILGIIGIIQIARGAANMGIDFSGGTAVQLKFAQPVPIQEARAALAKHNLKEANLQEIKEGNKLLIKVGKTAAGQQGKAADAIENAFRQELPGNQFVVESSSEIGPAIGDKLRQDTLVAVMISMVGIVIYIAWRFDFQFGIGALVATMHDVLAMFAVFFVLNKEVNLLFITAVLTIAGYSLTDTVVVFDRIRENLHKNTKDSLTSIFNVSINEVLSRTIITSLTTFLAAGSLFFFGGEVIHDFALALLIGIAVGTYSSVFVASPIVAVWEGRTKASKA; this is encoded by the coding sequence ATGGAATTTATCGGCAAAACCACAATAGACTTCATCGGCAAGAAGAACATCTCGTTCGTCATTTCTTCGATCATCGCCATTCTCGGGATCATCGGCATCATCCAGATCGCCCGCGGTGCCGCCAACATGGGGATCGACTTTTCCGGCGGGACGGCGGTCCAGCTTAAATTCGCCCAACCGGTGCCGATTCAGGAGGCCCGGGCGGCTTTGGCCAAGCACAACCTCAAGGAAGCCAACCTGCAGGAGATCAAGGAAGGGAACAAACTGCTGATCAAGGTCGGGAAAACGGCCGCGGGCCAGCAGGGGAAAGCCGCCGACGCCATCGAGAACGCCTTCCGCCAGGAACTGCCGGGCAACCAGTTTGTCGTGGAGAGTTCCAGTGAAATCGGTCCGGCGATCGGCGACAAGCTGCGCCAGGACACCCTGGTGGCGGTGATGATTTCAATGGTCGGAATCGTTATCTACATTGCCTGGCGGTTCGATTTCCAGTTCGGCATCGGGGCGCTGGTCGCCACCATGCATGACGTGCTGGCGATGTTCGCCGTCTTCTTCGTCCTCAACAAGGAAGTCAACCTGCTGTTCATCACCGCCGTGCTGACCATCGCCGGCTATTCGCTGACCGACACGGTGGTTGTCTTCGACCGGATCAGGGAGAACCTGCACAAGAATACCAAGGATTCCCTGACGAGTATCTTCAACGTCAGCATCAACGAGGTGCTGTCGCGAACGATCATTACGTCGCTCACCACCTTCCTGGCAGCCGGTTCGCTGTTCTTCTTCGGCGGCGAAGTGATCCACGACTTCGCTCTGGCCCTGCTGATCGGGATCGCTGTCGGCACCTATTCGTCCGTCTTTGTCGCCAGCCCGATCGTCGCGGTGTGGGAAGGGCGCACCAAGGCGAGCAAGGCATAA
- the recJ gene encoding single-stranded-DNA-specific exonuclease RecJ — MGDSCWNRLQPVEPIMEPVNEKRWIIRDVDPAVAERLARELAVAPLLARLLSGRGVADADSGRRFLAATLADIRDPLLLRGMSEAVERLGRARHLGETVCVYGDYDVDGITATAMLVDFLRAAGFSCFYHIPHRLDDGYGLSAESIGAVAAQGARAIVTVDCGISAVAEAAYAASLGIDLIITDHHLPGPELPLACAVIDPLRPSCPYPFKALAGVGVAFNLLIALRGRLRREGAFAGRNEPNLREYLDLVALGTIADVVPLLDENRIFVKHGLQELTAARRIGVRALKRVAGIDGEVGYGAVGFRLAPRLNAAGRLEDASRAVELLLATDEKRALSIAAELDGHNSERQDLERAILGEALAMLAQDPTAAARKSIVLAAADWHPGVIGIVASRLVEQFYRPTVLVALQDGEGKGSGRSIPAFHLHDALRECSGHLQRFGGHKHAAGLAVAEEAVAGFAARFEEVASRTLTADDLLPLLTIDAELAPAEVTAELAGLVGSLAPFGMGNPEPLFLLRGVTVLDRRILKEQHLKLRLEKDGCRFGAIGFNMASRGGAAGERVDLVAAVQWNEWQGRRELQLQLKDFRVAHEE, encoded by the coding sequence TTGGGCGATAGCTGTTGGAACCGGCTGCAGCCCGTCGAGCCGATCATGGAACCGGTTAACGAAAAACGTTGGATTATCCGCGACGTCGATCCCGCAGTGGCAGAGCGCCTGGCGAGGGAACTGGCCGTCGCGCCGCTGCTCGCCCGGCTGCTCAGTGGCCGCGGTGTCGCTGATGCCGACTCCGGGCGGCGGTTTCTCGCGGCTACCCTGGCGGATATTCGCGATCCGCTTCTGCTGCGGGGGATGAGTGAAGCGGTGGAACGGCTCGGCCGTGCCCGGCACCTGGGGGAGACGGTCTGCGTCTACGGCGATTACGACGTCGACGGGATCACCGCCACGGCGATGCTGGTCGATTTTCTCCGGGCGGCCGGCTTCAGCTGCTTCTATCATATTCCGCATCGGCTCGACGACGGTTACGGCCTGTCGGCCGAGAGTATCGGGGCCGTGGCCGCCCAGGGGGCCCGGGCCATTGTGACCGTCGATTGCGGCATTTCGGCGGTTGCCGAGGCGGCGTACGCTGCCTCGCTCGGCATCGATCTGATCATTACCGACCATCACCTGCCCGGGCCGGAACTCCCCCTGGCCTGTGCCGTGATCGATCCGCTCCGACCCAGTTGTCCCTATCCGTTCAAGGCGCTGGCCGGAGTGGGAGTGGCTTTCAATCTGCTGATCGCCCTGCGGGGGCGGCTTCGGCGGGAAGGCGCCTTCGCCGGCCGAAACGAGCCAAATCTCCGCGAATATCTGGATCTCGTCGCCTTGGGGACCATCGCCGACGTTGTCCCGCTGCTCGACGAGAACCGGATTTTCGTCAAGCACGGCCTGCAGGAGCTGACCGCCGCCCGCCGGATCGGCGTCCGGGCGTTGAAACGGGTGGCCGGCATCGACGGCGAGGTCGGTTACGGCGCGGTGGGGTTCCGTCTGGCGCCCCGGCTCAATGCCGCCGGGCGGCTCGAAGATGCGTCGCGGGCGGTCGAACTGTTGCTGGCGACGGATGAAAAACGGGCGTTATCGATTGCCGCTGAACTCGACGGGCACAACAGCGAGCGGCAAGACCTGGAGCGGGCAATTCTCGGCGAGGCGCTTGCCATGCTGGCGCAGGACCCAACGGCCGCGGCGCGGAAAAGTATCGTCCTGGCCGCCGCCGACTGGCATCCGGGGGTGATCGGCATCGTCGCCTCGCGGCTGGTCGAGCAATTTTACCGGCCGACCGTGCTGGTGGCCCTGCAGGACGGCGAAGGGAAAGGGTCGGGACGCAGCATCCCGGCATTCCATCTCCATGACGCTCTTCGGGAGTGCAGCGGGCATCTGCAGCGGTTCGGCGGCCATAAACATGCGGCGGGGCTGGCCGTTGCCGAAGAGGCCGTCGCCGGGTTCGCCGCCCGGTTCGAAGAGGTGGCGTCCCGAACGTTGACCGCCGACGATCTCCTGCCGCTGTTGACTATCGATGCCGAACTGGCGCCGGCCGAAGTCACCGCCGAACTGGCCGGGCTCGTCGGCTCATTGGCGCCGTTCGGCATGGGGAATCCCGAACCGCTCTTCCTGCTGCGGGGGGTGACGGTGCTCGACCGGCGAATACTCAAGGAGCAGCACCTGAAACTTCGCCTGGAGAAAGACGGCTGCCGATTCGGGGCCATCGGCTTCAATATGGCGAGCCGGGGGGGGGCGGCCGGTGAGCGCGTCGATCTTGTCGCGGCGGTGCAGTGGAACGAGTGGCAGGGCCGACGGGAACTGCAGCTCCAGCTCAAAGATTTCCGGGTAGCACACGAGGAGTGA
- the secD gene encoding protein translocase subunit SecD, translating into MSKGLTWRFSLIALFIIVSLLYLTPTLVSPLPSWWSGVLPKDKIHLGLDLQGGTHLVLDVETQKAVEGTLDLIGTDLEDVFNSKTLRYKKIGRIGGDRVGMTFYDKGTAEAAQKLIKDKYPNMELVPPYDDGGFVSIQLKMGDKEIQERKDRAVAQALETIRNRIDQFGVSEPVIAREGQTHIVVQLPGIKDPKRAIELIGRTARLEFKLVDETVNAATATPGTIPEDDEILVEKRTDPTTGAVTETPLVVKKKAMITGDLLTDAQVRIDSQFNQPYVAIEFNSTGARLFDQVTAANVGKRFAIVLDNTIYSAPVIRERISGGSAQISGSFTEKEASDLAIVLRAGSLPAPVDIVQNLTVGPSLGQDSINKGLIAGLVGVALVVIFMAIYYKMAGLVADFGMVLNVLYLMGALAALGATLTLPGIAAIVLLIGMSVDSNVLIFERIREEQRLGKPPKAALDSGYDKAFLTIMDSHVTTLITAAVLFQFGTGPVKGFAVSLSLGVIINLFTALVGTKAIFDFALLRLRVKRLSI; encoded by the coding sequence ATGTCCAAGGGGCTAACTTGGCGCTTCAGTCTCATTGCGCTCTTCATCATCGTTTCGCTGCTCTACCTGACCCCGACCCTGGTTTCTCCCCTGCCGTCCTGGTGGTCCGGGGTCCTGCCCAAGGACAAGATCCATCTCGGCCTCGACCTCCAGGGGGGGACCCACCTGGTGCTCGATGTGGAGACCCAGAAAGCCGTGGAAGGGACGCTCGATCTCATCGGTACCGATCTGGAGGACGTCTTCAATTCCAAGACGCTCCGCTATAAGAAGATCGGCCGGATCGGCGGTGATCGGGTCGGGATGACTTTCTATGACAAGGGAACCGCCGAAGCGGCCCAGAAGCTGATCAAGGACAAGTATCCGAACATGGAGCTCGTTCCCCCCTATGATGACGGCGGGTTTGTCAGCATCCAGCTGAAGATGGGCGACAAGGAGATTCAGGAGCGCAAGGACCGGGCCGTTGCCCAGGCGCTGGAGACCATCCGCAACCGGATTGACCAGTTCGGCGTCTCCGAACCGGTAATCGCCCGGGAAGGGCAAACCCATATCGTCGTTCAGCTCCCCGGGATCAAGGATCCGAAGCGGGCCATCGAGCTGATTGGCCGGACCGCCCGCCTGGAGTTCAAACTGGTGGACGAGACGGTGAATGCCGCCACTGCCACCCCGGGGACGATCCCCGAAGATGACGAGATCCTGGTCGAGAAACGGACCGATCCGACTACCGGCGCCGTCACCGAGACGCCGCTCGTCGTCAAGAAGAAGGCGATGATCACCGGCGACCTGCTGACCGATGCCCAGGTCCGGATCGATTCCCAGTTCAACCAGCCGTACGTTGCCATCGAGTTCAACTCGACCGGCGCCCGGCTCTTCGATCAGGTCACTGCCGCCAATGTCGGCAAGCGCTTCGCCATCGTCCTCGACAACACCATCTACTCGGCGCCGGTGATCCGGGAGCGGATTTCCGGCGGCAGCGCCCAGATTTCCGGTTCGTTCACCGAGAAGGAAGCCTCTGACCTGGCGATTGTCCTGCGGGCCGGTTCGCTCCCCGCGCCGGTCGATATCGTCCAGAACCTGACCGTCGGTCCCTCCCTCGGCCAGGACTCCATCAACAAGGGGCTGATTGCCGGTCTGGTCGGGGTGGCGCTGGTCGTCATCTTCATGGCGATCTACTACAAAATGGCGGGGCTGGTGGCCGATTTCGGGATGGTGCTGAACGTACTTTACCTGATGGGGGCGCTGGCAGCCCTCGGTGCGACGCTCACCCTGCCGGGCATCGCCGCCATCGTCCTGTTGATCGGGATGTCGGTCGACTCGAACGTGCTGATCTTCGAGCGGATCCGCGAAGAACAGCGGCTCGGCAAGCCACCGAAAGCGGCGCTTGATTCCGGTTATGACAAGGCGTTCCTGACCATCATGGACTCCCACGTGACCACCCTGATTACGGCGGCGGTGCTCTTCCAGTTCGGCACCGGGCCGGTCAAGGGCTTTGCGGTCTCCCTCAGCCTGGGGGTCATCATCAACCTCTTCACTGCCCTCGTCGGTACCAAGGCGATCTTCGACTTCGCCCTGTTGCGCCTGCGGGTCAAGCGACTGAGCATCTAG
- a CDS encoding tetratricopeptide repeat protein: MKKETVLYVVVALLVGFLGGYLVIGVSGKKSSLPATGGVPVGGGSPVDYQQRIAEAEKIVAKDPGNVQVWLQLGNDYFDTDQPQKAINAYDKVLQLKPNNPNVLTDQGIMFRRLGWFDRAIANFEKAQQIDPKHGQSLYNLGIVYMEDLKQPDKAIKAWSRFLEVDPTNPNAQQVRMMIDQAKGMQAAPAFKK; encoded by the coding sequence GTGAAGAAGGAGACCGTACTGTATGTAGTTGTCGCACTGCTCGTCGGTTTTCTGGGCGGTTACCTGGTCATCGGGGTCAGCGGCAAGAAAAGCTCGCTGCCGGCCACGGGCGGCGTGCCGGTTGGCGGCGGCTCACCCGTCGACTATCAGCAACGGATCGCCGAAGCGGAAAAGATCGTTGCCAAGGACCCCGGCAATGTGCAGGTCTGGCTCCAGCTCGGCAATGACTACTTCGATACCGACCAGCCGCAGAAGGCGATCAACGCCTATGACAAGGTGCTCCAGCTCAAGCCGAACAATCCGAATGTCCTTACCGACCAAGGGATCATGTTCCGTCGGCTCGGCTGGTTCGACCGGGCGATCGCCAATTTCGAGAAGGCGCAGCAGATTGATCCGAAACATGGTCAGAGCCTCTACAATCTCGGGATCGTCTATATGGAGGATCTGAAACAGCCCGACAAGGCGATCAAGGCCTGGTCCCGCTTTCTCGAAGTCGATCCGACCAATCCCAACGCCCAGCAGGTGCGGATGATGATCGATCAGGCCAAGGGAATGCAAGCGGCGCCGGCCTTCAAAAAGTAA
- the queA gene encoding tRNA preQ1(34) S-adenosylmethionine ribosyltransferase-isomerase QueA codes for MLVADFDYPLPPELIAQEPLPDRAATRLMTVERATGARGEIPFREIVERFRPGDLLVINDTRVIPARLHGRKESGGAVEVFLVRRLAAAGEVWHCLLRCSKRPRPGLLIRLAGEVTAEVLGPGEGETWAVSFSPPAGFDEWLDRNGAMPLPPYIRRAPAVADRARYQTVFARHRGAVAAPTAGLHVTPELLAELAQRGVVVAPLTLHVGLGTFLPVRVEEVAAHRMHRERYLIPETTAEAIRQCRVRGGRLVALGTTVCRALEYAAAADGTIPAGEGDADIFIYPGYRFKAVDALITNFHLPQSTLLMLVSAFAGKELLFAAYAEAVARRFRFFSYGDAMFIY; via the coding sequence TTGCTCGTCGCCGATTTCGATTACCCGCTGCCACCCGAGCTGATCGCTCAGGAGCCGTTGCCGGACCGGGCCGCCACCAGGCTGATGACGGTGGAGCGGGCGACCGGTGCCCGCGGCGAGATCCCTTTCCGGGAGATCGTCGAGCGGTTCCGCCCCGGCGACCTGCTGGTGATCAACGATACCCGGGTGATCCCGGCCCGACTGCACGGTCGCAAGGAGAGCGGCGGTGCCGTGGAGGTGTTTCTGGTCCGACGCCTGGCCGCTGCCGGTGAGGTGTGGCACTGCCTGCTGCGCTGCTCCAAACGGCCCCGGCCGGGACTGCTCATCCGGCTCGCCGGCGAGGTGACCGCCGAAGTGCTCGGCCCCGGCGAGGGGGAGACCTGGGCGGTTTCGTTCAGCCCGCCGGCAGGGTTCGACGAGTGGCTCGACCGCAATGGCGCCATGCCGCTGCCGCCCTATATCCGCCGCGCGCCGGCCGTTGCCGACCGGGCACGTTACCAGACGGTCTTTGCCCGGCACCGGGGTGCGGTGGCAGCACCGACCGCCGGCCTTCACGTTACCCCCGAGCTGCTGGCCGAACTGGCGCAGCGGGGGGTGGTGGTTGCGCCGCTGACCCTTCACGTGGGGCTGGGGACCTTTCTCCCCGTCCGGGTCGAGGAGGTGGCGGCACACCGGATGCACCGGGAACGGTATCTGATTCCCGAAACGACGGCCGAGGCGATTCGGCAGTGCCGAGTTCGCGGCGGCCGGCTGGTTGCCCTCGGGACCACGGTCTGTCGGGCGTTGGAGTATGCCGCCGCGGCTGACGGGACGATCCCGGCCGGGGAGGGCGACGCGGATATCTTCATCTATCCCGGCTATCGGTTCAAGGCGGTCGACGCCCTGATCACCAATTTTCATCTGCCGCAATCGACCCTGCTGATGCTCGTTTCGGCGTTTGCCGGCAAGGAGCTGCTCTTCGCCGCCTATGCCGAGGCGGTAGCGCGGCGGTTTCGTTTTTTCAGCTACGGTGACGCGATGTTTATCTATTAA
- the yajC gene encoding preprotein translocase subunit YajC codes for MLGLAFAMAAQPGGGQPAGAQSAIMNIVPLIFMFGIFYFLLIRPQQKKAKEHRSLLDALKKGDQVVTAGGIHGKISAIDGDVVMLEIASGVSIKITKGFIASISKTDK; via the coding sequence ATGTTAGGACTTGCATTTGCCATGGCAGCACAGCCGGGAGGCGGGCAACCCGCCGGGGCGCAGTCGGCGATCATGAACATCGTGCCGCTGATCTTCATGTTCGGGATTTTCTATTTCCTGCTGATCCGGCCCCAGCAGAAAAAGGCCAAGGAGCACCGGTCGCTTCTGGACGCCCTCAAAAAGGGTGACCAGGTGGTGACGGCCGGCGGTATCCATGGCAAGATCTCGGCAATCGACGGTGATGTGGTCATGCTGGAAATCGCTTCCGGGGTCAGCATCAAGATCACCAAGGGCTTCATCGCCAGCATTTCCAAGACCGACAAGTAA